In Anaerobacillus isosaccharinicus, one genomic interval encodes:
- the arsA gene encoding arsenical pump-driving ATPase, with protein sequence MELFHPSKLAETRHFFFTGKGGVGKTSTACATAVALADSGKRVLIVSTDPASNLEDVFGIPLSNKPTAIHDVPNLFASNLDPEQAARDYREKVIGPYRDKLPKAAIDNMEEQLSGACTVEIAAFDEFTNLLSNKELTSAFDHIIFDTAPTGHTLRLLQLPSAWSSFLEDNTTGASCLGPLSGLGAKKELYSSTVQALANGDETTLILVSRPDYSSLLEAERASLELAELKINNQTLIINGVFQSSSNEDLVARQLEGRQLKALSEMSSYLKTIPTFKLPLVPFNLTGLNALRSFFTPTLEAVNSMNEELTAEKIAGLQTLVNELAKKNNGVIMTMGKGGVGKTTIAAALAVALAEKGHKVHLTTTDPAAHLGIVLNNENTEGTISVSRIDPKKEVEIYKNEVLDKVKDSLDEDGFAFLKEELNSPCTEEIAVFRAFANIVDKAEDAFVVIDTAPTGHTVLLLDAAESYHREVTKRSNGDIPDSVKKLLPRLRNKDMTNVVLVTLPEATPVFEASRLQDDLRRAQIEPEWWVINQSFQKTKTTDPILQGRANAEEQWIKKVNGQLATHCVVVPWHADEINGINGLKQLL encoded by the coding sequence ATGGAATTATTTCACCCATCGAAGTTAGCTGAAACGAGGCATTTTTTCTTTACTGGTAAAGGTGGCGTAGGGAAAACCTCTACTGCATGTGCAACTGCTGTCGCTCTTGCTGATTCCGGCAAGAGAGTATTAATTGTTAGTACTGATCCTGCATCGAATCTAGAAGATGTATTTGGTATCCCTCTTTCAAATAAACCGACTGCAATTCATGATGTTCCTAATCTTTTTGCTTCTAACTTGGATCCCGAACAAGCTGCTAGAGATTATCGGGAGAAAGTAATTGGACCTTACCGTGACAAGCTTCCAAAAGCAGCCATAGATAATATGGAGGAACAGTTATCTGGTGCTTGTACAGTAGAGATTGCTGCTTTTGATGAATTTACAAATTTACTTTCAAATAAGGAACTAACATCAGCTTTTGATCATATTATTTTTGATACAGCTCCTACAGGGCATACACTAAGATTGTTACAATTACCAAGTGCCTGGTCTTCGTTCCTTGAGGATAACACAACAGGAGCCTCTTGCTTAGGTCCACTTTCTGGTCTTGGTGCAAAAAAAGAACTCTATAGTTCGACTGTACAAGCACTTGCTAATGGGGACGAAACAACGCTCATACTAGTTTCAAGACCAGATTATTCTTCTTTACTAGAAGCTGAGCGTGCTTCACTTGAGTTAGCTGAGCTAAAAATAAATAACCAAACTTTAATTATTAATGGTGTTTTTCAATCATCATCAAACGAAGATTTAGTGGCTAGACAACTAGAAGGAAGACAGCTGAAAGCATTGAGTGAAATGTCTTCCTACTTAAAAACAATTCCGACCTTTAAGCTTCCTCTAGTTCCGTTTAATTTAACTGGCTTAAATGCATTAAGAAGTTTTTTTACACCTACTTTAGAAGCCGTTAATTCAATGAATGAAGAGTTAACAGCTGAAAAAATTGCTGGTCTCCAAACATTGGTTAATGAACTCGCTAAAAAAAATAACGGTGTTATAATGACCATGGGCAAAGGTGGCGTTGGTAAAACAACGATTGCTGCGGCTCTTGCTGTAGCTCTTGCTGAAAAAGGACATAAAGTTCATTTGACAACGACTGATCCTGCGGCTCATCTAGGGATCGTTTTAAATAACGAAAATACAGAAGGCACTATTTCTGTTAGTCGTATTGATCCGAAAAAAGAAGTTGAGATTTATAAGAATGAAGTATTAGACAAAGTGAAAGATAGTCTTGATGAGGATGGTTTTGCGTTCTTGAAAGAAGAGCTAAATTCACCATGTACAGAGGAAATTGCTGTGTTTCGTGCTTTTGCGAATATCGTAGATAAAGCCGAAGATGCCTTTGTAGTGATTGATACTGCTCCTACTGGTCATACTGTGCTTCTTTTAGATGCTGCAGAATCGTATCATCGAGAAGTAACGAAGCGTTCCAATGGAGATATACCTGACTCAGTGAAAAAATTATTACCTAGACTCCGTAACAAGGATATGACAAACGTCGTGTTAGTCACCTTACCAGAGGCTACTCCTGTCTTTGAAGCTAGTCGACTACAAGATGATTTAAGACGGGCTCAAATTGAACCTGAATGGTGGGTTATTAATCAAAGTTTCCAAAAAACAAAAACAACAGATCCCATTCTTCAAGGCCGGGCTAATGCAGAGGAACAGTGGATCAAAAAAGTAAATGGTCAGCTTGCTACCCATTGTGTAGTTGTGCCATGGCACGCAGATGAAATCAATGGTATTAACGGATTAAAGCAGCTGTTATAA
- the arsD gene encoding arsenite efflux transporter metallochaperone ArsD, producing MSRKIEIFDPALCCPTGVCGTDVDPELTRIARDFATLQNKGYDVVRHNLAQNAEPYVSNPEISLLLEAEGVDALPATVVDGKILKTHKYPTKTELASWLNIDVSELEVKKSSLTIDLKTN from the coding sequence TTGAGTAGAAAGATTGAAATTTTTGACCCTGCTTTATGCTGCCCAACCGGAGTTTGTGGAACTGACGTAGATCCAGAATTGACTAGAATAGCGAGAGACTTTGCTACGCTTCAAAACAAAGGCTATGACGTAGTTAGACATAATTTAGCTCAGAATGCTGAACCATATGTATCAAATCCAGAAATTAGTCTTTTATTAGAAGCTGAGGGAGTTGACGCCTTACCTGCAACTGTCGTTGATGGAAAAATTTTAAAAACACACAAATACCCAACAAAAACAGAATTAGCATCTTGGCTCAATATTGATGTAAGTGAACTAGAAGTAAAAAAGTCATCATTAACGATTGATTTAAAAACAAACTAA
- a CDS encoding ArsR/SmtB family transcription factor has translation MEKIAIDKMATILKLLGDQTRLTMILLLKESDCCVCEFVELFNMSQPSISQHVRKLKDAGLVNETRRGQWIFYSLNKESTFYEVILSITEHLPTQEEKIIQLEKLGKKISCD, from the coding sequence ATGGAGAAAATAGCAATAGACAAAATGGCCACGATACTTAAATTGTTAGGTGATCAAACAAGACTTACGATGATCCTTTTACTAAAAGAAAGTGACTGCTGTGTTTGTGAGTTTGTAGAATTATTTAATATGAGCCAGCCATCGATTAGTCAACATGTAAGAAAATTAAAAGATGCTGGACTAGTAAATGAAACCCGAAGAGGCCAATGGATTTTCTACTCATTAAATAAAGAATCCACATTTTATGAGGTAATCCTTTCAATCACTGAACATCTTCCGACCCAAGAAGAAAAAATAATCCAATTAGAGAAACTAGGAAAGAAAATAAGCTGTGATTAG
- the arsB gene encoding ACR3 family arsenite efflux transporter, translating to MSKEKKEKQGIGFFERYLTVWVAICILVGLAVGQWLPVVPETLSKFEYANVSIPVAILIWLMIYPMMAQIDFASIVNAGKKPKGLVITLVVNWIIKPFTMFFFAWVFFKVIFSPFISGDLATEYIAGAVLLGAAPCTAMVFVWSYLTRGDASYTLIQVSVNDLILIFAYGPIVMFLLRINNVVVPYETVILSVVLFIVVPLAAGYLSRVVLIKNKGKEWFEKVYLKRAGKFTMVGLLLTLIIIFSFQGEVILNNPFHIGLIAIPLIFQTLVIFVIAYFWAKKWRLEHSVAAPAAMIGTSNFFELAVAVAIALFGLNSGATLVTVVGVLVEVPLMLYLVKIANNTRHWFPEAKLAK from the coding sequence ATGAGTAAAGAGAAAAAAGAAAAGCAAGGTATTGGTTTTTTTGAACGATATTTAACGGTTTGGGTAGCTATTTGTATTCTTGTTGGGCTTGCAGTAGGACAGTGGCTACCAGTAGTTCCGGAAACGTTGAGCAAGTTTGAGTATGCCAATGTGTCGATTCCTGTTGCAATTTTAATTTGGTTAATGATTTATCCAATGATGGCACAAATTGATTTTGCGAGCATTGTAAATGCTGGGAAAAAGCCAAAAGGATTAGTGATAACGTTAGTCGTTAACTGGATCATTAAGCCTTTTACAATGTTTTTCTTTGCGTGGGTCTTTTTTAAAGTGATTTTTTCTCCGTTTATATCTGGAGACCTCGCTACTGAATATATTGCCGGCGCAGTTTTATTAGGAGCGGCTCCTTGTACGGCAATGGTCTTTGTCTGGAGTTATTTAACTAGGGGAGACGCAAGTTATACACTTATTCAAGTCTCTGTTAATGATTTAATTTTAATTTTTGCTTATGGTCCTATTGTTATGTTCTTACTTCGTATTAATAACGTCGTTGTTCCTTATGAAACAGTTATTTTGTCAGTCGTATTATTTATTGTTGTGCCATTAGCTGCAGGTTATCTGTCACGTGTCGTACTGATAAAAAATAAAGGCAAAGAATGGTTTGAAAAAGTTTACCTGAAACGAGCTGGTAAGTTTACGATGGTTGGATTATTACTTACCTTAATTATTATTTTCTCTTTCCAAGGTGAAGTCATTTTAAATAACCCATTTCATATTGGTCTAATCGCAATTCCACTTATTTTTCAAACGTTAGTTATTTTTGTAATAGCATATTTCTGGGCAAAAAAATGGCGTCTGGAGCACAGTGTTGCCGCACCGGCTGCCATGATTGGAACTAGTAATTTCTTTGAACTAGCTGTTGCTGTAGCGATTGCGTTATTTGGATTAAATTCTGGAGCAACATTAGTAACGGTAGTAGGGGTTCTTGTTGAAGTTCCTTTAATGCTTTATTTAGTTAAAATTGCCAATAATACACGACATTGGTTTCCAGAAGCTAAACTTGCAAAGTAA
- the arsC gene encoding arsenate reductase (thioredoxin), whose product MSKKTIYFLCTGNSCRSQMAEGFGHHYLGDEWDVYSAGIEAHGVNPNAIKAMNEVGVDITKQTSDMIDPEILAKADLVVTLCGHANDVCPATPTNKERVHWGFDDPAKAEGTDEEKWAFFQRVRDEIADRIKTFKETGK is encoded by the coding sequence ATGTCTAAAAAAACAATTTACTTCCTATGTACAGGTAATTCTTGTAGGAGCCAAATGGCTGAAGGTTTTGGTCATCATTATTTAGGAGACGAATGGGATGTTTATTCTGCGGGAATTGAAGCACATGGCGTAAATCCAAATGCTATAAAAGCAATGAATGAGGTTGGAGTTGACATTACAAAGCAAACCTCTGATATGATAGATCCAGAAATCTTAGCAAAGGCAGATTTAGTTGTCACTCTTTGTGGTCACGCAAACGATGTTTGTCCTGCGACACCTACAAATAAGGAACGAGTTCATTGGGGATTTGATGATCCTGCCAAAGCGGAAGGCACAGATGAAGAAAAATGGGCGTTTTTTCAAAGAGTTCGTGATGAGATTGCGGACCGAATTAAAACATTTAAAGAAACAGGTAAATAG
- a CDS encoding MOSC domain-containing protein codes for MPDHGSLKSINIGKVQVLNQTIKTGLLKSPIHENEIILVTDSNLFGDEQADLINHGGPDKAICVYSYDHYSYWEEALKTPLPLGAFGENFTVHGLTEKDVLIGDVFQIGEAIVQVSQPRQPCYKLAKRFNKELLPLIISNTGYTGYYLRVLNPGKISLNDSLTFLDRPSHNITVAFVNEIKYLDKENKEAIEKLVQLQELAENLRNSFSKRL; via the coding sequence GTGCCAGACCATGGATCATTAAAATCGATAAACATCGGTAAAGTGCAAGTACTTAATCAAACGATAAAAACCGGTCTATTGAAAAGTCCAATTCATGAAAACGAAATAATATTAGTTACTGACTCAAATCTATTTGGTGATGAACAAGCAGATTTAATCAATCATGGTGGACCAGATAAAGCAATATGTGTGTATAGTTATGATCATTATTCTTATTGGGAAGAGGCTCTAAAAACCCCCCTTCCTCTAGGTGCGTTCGGAGAAAATTTCACTGTACATGGTTTAACTGAGAAGGATGTATTAATTGGTGATGTATTTCAAATAGGTGAGGCTATCGTTCAAGTTAGTCAGCCTAGACAGCCATGTTACAAACTTGCAAAGCGATTTAACAAAGAACTTCTTCCATTAATAATTTCGAATACTGGTTATACCGGCTACTATCTTCGAGTTCTTAATCCAGGTAAGATTTCATTAAATGATTCGTTGACCTTCTTGGATCGTCCATCCCATAACATTACAGTAGCGTTTGTGAATGAAATTAAGTACCTCGATAAGGAAAACAAAGAAGCGATAGAGAAACTAGTGCAGCTTCAAGAACTAGCCGAAAACTTGCGAAACTCGTTTTCAAAGAGATTATAA
- the accC gene encoding acetyl-CoA carboxylase biotin carboxylase subunit, producing the protein MFKKVLIANRGEIAVRIIRACQELGIATVAVYSQADKDALHVQLADEAYCIGPHLSKESYLKQVNLLSVATITGVDAIHPGYGFLAENADFAEMCGDSNVTFIGPSPQAIRKMGAKAVARDTMKAAGVPIVPGTDGIIDNVEEALITAREIGFPVIVKATAGGGGKGMRVAQTEDQLQKAVSMAQQEAETAFGNAGVYLEKYVEEPRHVEIQVLGDTQGNVIHLGERDCSIQRRHQKLIEEAPSPALDEDLRVRMGEAALKAAKAVNYTGAGTVEFLLDKHKNFYFMEMNTRIQVEHPVTEMVTGVDLIKEQIMVAAGYPLSISQEDIVINGWSIECRINAENPAKNFMPSPGKIESYHPPGGFGVRVDSAAYQGYAIPPFYDSMIAKLIVHGKTREEAIARMKRALNEFLITGVETTIPFHIALLEHEDFIKGNFNTKFLEVNKII; encoded by the coding sequence ATGTTTAAAAAAGTCTTAATTGCCAATCGGGGCGAAATAGCCGTTAGAATTATCCGAGCCTGTCAGGAACTAGGAATAGCAACTGTTGCGGTTTATTCTCAAGCAGACAAAGACGCATTACATGTCCAGTTAGCAGATGAAGCCTATTGTATTGGGCCTCACCTTTCTAAAGAAAGTTATTTAAAGCAAGTAAATTTATTAAGTGTAGCAACAATTACTGGAGTAGATGCAATTCACCCTGGTTATGGCTTCTTAGCAGAAAACGCTGATTTTGCTGAGATGTGTGGTGATTCAAATGTTACCTTTATCGGGCCTTCCCCCCAAGCTATTCGTAAAATGGGTGCGAAAGCTGTTGCAAGAGATACGATGAAAGCAGCGGGCGTTCCAATTGTTCCAGGAACAGATGGAATTATTGATAATGTGGAAGAAGCTCTTATCACCGCTCGTGAAATTGGGTTTCCTGTCATTGTAAAAGCAACTGCAGGCGGAGGAGGCAAAGGAATGCGCGTTGCCCAAACCGAGGATCAATTACAAAAAGCGGTTTCGATGGCTCAACAAGAAGCAGAAACCGCGTTTGGAAATGCTGGTGTTTACTTAGAGAAATATGTTGAAGAACCACGTCATGTTGAAATTCAAGTTTTAGGAGATACACAAGGAAATGTTATTCATCTAGGAGAACGGGATTGCTCCATTCAGAGACGTCACCAAAAATTAATCGAAGAAGCGCCATCACCTGCTTTAGATGAAGATTTACGTGTAAGAATGGGTGAAGCAGCATTAAAGGCTGCAAAGGCTGTCAATTATACAGGTGCTGGGACAGTAGAATTTTTACTAGATAAACATAAAAACTTCTATTTTATGGAAATGAATACACGAATTCAAGTAGAACACCCTGTGACTGAAATGGTTACTGGTGTTGATTTAATAAAAGAACAAATAATGGTAGCGGCCGGTTACCCCCTCTCGATCTCTCAAGAAGATATTGTGATTAATGGATGGTCGATTGAATGCCGTATTAATGCGGAAAATCCAGCTAAAAATTTTATGCCATCTCCTGGGAAGATAGAAAGCTATCACCCACCAGGCGGATTTGGCGTTCGAGTTGATAGCGCTGCATATCAAGGGTATGCGATACCACCATTTTATGACTCAATGATTGCTAAATTAATCGTCCATGGGAAAACAAGGGAAGAAGCCATTGCTAGAATGAAACGAGCTTTAAATGAGTTTTTA